One genomic window of Desulfovibrio aminophilus DSM 12254 includes the following:
- the ercA gene encoding alcohol dehydrogenase-like regulatory protein ErcA has translation MAHVFDLRKFVAPESVFGEGAAGLAGQYARNLGARKVLLVSDPGVRDAGWLDLVRGSLDDEGLDVSLYLNVSPNPRDHQVMQGAEQYGRDGCDCIVAVGGGSPMDLAKGVGIVHSNLRHILEFEGADRVDRPAPPLICVPTTAGSSADVSQFAIITDTARKVKIAIVSKTLVPDAALIDPLTTTTMSAELTAETGMDALSHAMEAFASNANGPLTDLLALDAMRRVRTNLPKAIAAPDDLEARGGMMLGSMEAGLAFSNAILGAVHAMAHSLGGYMDLPHGLCNAILLPHVVDRNFQSAPERYMKAAEALGCAARTPDAARVELGKTLMDLNREVGMDKGLAELGVTRESLRALAEKAAQDPCLTTNPAELSVEDIEAIYERALG, from the coding sequence ATGGCTCACGTCTTTGATCTGCGCAAGTTCGTGGCCCCGGAGTCGGTGTTCGGGGAGGGCGCGGCCGGGCTGGCCGGGCAGTACGCCCGGAACCTGGGGGCGCGCAAGGTGCTGCTCGTCTCGGACCCCGGGGTGCGGGACGCGGGCTGGCTGGACCTGGTGCGCGGGAGCCTGGACGACGAGGGCCTGGACGTCTCGCTCTACCTGAACGTCTCGCCCAATCCGCGCGACCACCAGGTGATGCAGGGCGCGGAGCAGTATGGCCGCGACGGCTGCGACTGCATCGTGGCCGTGGGCGGCGGCTCGCCCATGGACCTGGCCAAGGGCGTGGGCATCGTGCATTCCAACCTCCGCCACATTCTGGAGTTCGAGGGCGCGGACCGGGTGGACCGTCCGGCCCCGCCGCTCATCTGCGTGCCGACCACGGCGGGCAGTTCGGCGGACGTGTCGCAGTTCGCGATCATCACGGACACGGCGCGCAAGGTGAAGATCGCCATCGTGAGCAAGACCCTGGTGCCCGACGCGGCGCTCATCGACCCCCTGACCACCACGACCATGAGCGCGGAGCTGACCGCCGAGACGGGCATGGACGCCCTGTCCCACGCCATGGAGGCCTTCGCCTCCAACGCCAACGGCCCGCTCACGGACCTGCTGGCCCTGGACGCCATGCGGCGGGTGCGGACGAACCTGCCCAAGGCCATCGCCGCGCCCGACGACCTGGAGGCCCGGGGCGGGATGATGCTCGGCAGCATGGAGGCCGGGCTGGCCTTCTCCAACGCCATTCTCGGGGCCGTGCACGCCATGGCCCACAGCCTGGGCGGCTACATGGACCTGCCCCACGGCCTGTGCAACGCGATCTTGCTGCCGCACGTGGTGGACCGCAACTTCCAGTCAGCGCCGGAACGGTATATGAAGGCCGCGGAGGCCCTGGGGTGTGCGGCGCGGACGCCGGACGCCGCGCGCGTGGAACTTGGGAAGACGCTCATGGACCTCAACCGCGAGGTGGGCATGGACAAGGGCCTCGCCGAGCTGGGCGTGACGCGGGAGTCGTTGCGCGCGCTGGCGGAGAAGGCCGCGCAGGATCCCTGCCTGACCACCAACCCGGCGGAGCTGAGCGTGGAGGACATCGAGGCCATCTATGAGCGGGCCCTCGGATAA
- a CDS encoding split-Soret cytochrome c: protein MMMDRRTALFSIGGVAAALAAGSVVGTAAYGGNVNSKMERFSQQGGDFGWKPYKLDPEECAKVAYDGYWYKGYGCGYGAFYAFAGLLAEKYGAPYNQFPFTLLETNKGGISDWGTICGALYGAAAAFGLFWGRKERTPMVNELFRWYEITALPIYNPGDAAQGVKGDLPSNEAASVLCHVSVSKWSHKFKIDANSKQRSERCGRITADVAKKACEIYNAKIDSGEKFKGAIAMQKSVSYCGECHGKGKESDITKGVMDCTPCHGGNPHLGDKFKNHP from the coding sequence ATGATGATGGATCGACGAACAGCATTATTCAGTATTGGTGGAGTCGCTGCCGCTTTGGCCGCCGGAAGTGTTGTCGGAACCGCCGCGTATGGGGGAAACGTCAATTCAAAAATGGAACGCTTTTCCCAGCAGGGCGGCGATTTCGGCTGGAAGCCGTATAAACTCGATCCTGAAGAGTGCGCGAAAGTCGCCTACGATGGGTATTGGTACAAGGGATACGGGTGCGGGTACGGAGCATTCTACGCTTTCGCCGGACTTCTGGCGGAAAAGTACGGTGCTCCCTACAACCAGTTCCCGTTTACCCTGTTGGAGACCAACAAGGGCGGCATTTCAGACTGGGGAACGATCTGTGGCGCGTTGTACGGCGCTGCCGCGGCTTTCGGTTTGTTTTGGGGAAGAAAGGAACGGACCCCGATGGTGAACGAATTGTTCCGCTGGTATGAAATCACGGCCCTGCCCATCTACAATCCCGGCGATGCCGCCCAGGGCGTGAAGGGCGACCTTCCCTCCAATGAGGCCGCATCCGTTCTCTGCCACGTGTCCGTTTCCAAGTGGTCGCACAAGTTCAAGATCGACGCCAACAGCAAGCAGCGCAGCGAGCGGTGCGGCCGCATCACCGCAGACGTGGCCAAGAAGGCCTGTGAAATCTACAACGCCAAGATCGACAGCGGCGAAAAGTTCAAGGGCGCCATCGCCATGCAGAAGTCGGTGTCCTACTGCGGCGAATGCCACGGCAAGGGCAAGGAGTCGGACATCACCAAGGGCGTGATGGACTGCACCCCCTGCCACGGCGGCAATCCGCACCTGGGAGACAAGTTCAAGAATCATCCGTGA